From Novosphingobium decolorationis, one genomic window encodes:
- a CDS encoding polysaccharide biosynthesis/export family protein: MTAPAPRRQLFAQTAVLVCTATAMSLAGCTSPTGSLPALAEMEAAPYQVAAGDKIHIAIQELQDASGDYVVEETGTISMPYVKTMPVAGLSYREIEQGIARRLLSQGILVGQPVVNVRPIELRPFYVTGEVNRPGEFPYRHGMTVLAALSAAGGYTYRASTGKVSITRSVDGRDIIAKATETTPIQPGDRIQVFERWF; encoded by the coding sequence ATGACCGCCCCCGCGCCTCGCCGACAACTCTTTGCACAGACCGCCGTTCTTGTCTGCACGGCCACCGCCATGTCGCTCGCCGGCTGCACCTCGCCCACCGGCTCGTTGCCCGCGCTCGCCGAGATGGAGGCCGCTCCCTACCAGGTCGCCGCGGGGGACAAGATCCACATCGCGATACAGGAGCTGCAGGACGCCAGCGGCGATTACGTCGTCGAGGAGACGGGCACGATCTCGATGCCCTACGTCAAGACGATGCCCGTCGCCGGGCTCAGCTACCGCGAGATCGAGCAGGGCATCGCGAGGCGGCTTCTCTCCCAAGGCATCCTCGTCGGGCAGCCGGTGGTCAATGTCCGCCCAATCGAACTTCGCCCCTTCTACGTGACCGGCGAAGTCAACCGGCCCGGCGAGTTCCCCTATCGTCACGGCATGACCGTGCTTGCTGCCCTTTCCGCCGCTGGCGGGTACACCTACCGCGCCTCCACTGGAAAGGTCTCGATCACGCGCTCGGTCGACGGGCGGGACATCATCGCCAAGGCAACCGAGACGACACCGATACAACCCGGTGACAGGATCCAGGTCTTCGAACGCTGGTTCTGA